From the genome of Sphingobacterium kitahiroshimense, one region includes:
- a CDS encoding isopenicillin N synthase family dioxygenase: MALVNIPRLDLLNFTEGNSEQRGQFIQDIGKAFNETGFVTIANHGLSKELIDELYQIVPAFFSLPTETKLKYEFPELAGQRGYTTKGREKAKDSTTPDLKEFWQRGQTIVGEEYSKTDFPDNPEVAELPRFSEITAEVYKKLEDTGRELLKAIATYLELEEDYFEKFVINGNSILRAIHYFPIQNPDELAPDAVRAGAHEDINLITLLIGASADGLEVMTKDGEWFPIKAKGEDIVINVGDMLQRLTNNKLKSTTHRVVNPPRELMGNSRFSIPFFLHPKASMSLACLDSCISETYPKAYPDYTAGEYLDERLREIGLKM, from the coding sequence ATGGCTTTAGTTAATATACCGAGACTTGACTTGTTAAACTTTACTGAGGGGAATTCAGAACAGCGCGGTCAATTTATCCAAGACATTGGAAAAGCTTTTAACGAAACTGGTTTCGTTACTATTGCTAATCATGGTCTATCAAAAGAACTAATAGACGAATTGTATCAAATCGTACCCGCATTCTTCTCATTACCGACAGAAACAAAATTGAAATATGAGTTTCCTGAACTTGCCGGACAAAGAGGGTATACAACAAAAGGTCGCGAAAAAGCAAAAGATTCCACAACTCCAGATTTGAAAGAATTTTGGCAAAGAGGACAAACAATCGTTGGTGAAGAATATAGTAAAACTGATTTTCCTGATAATCCTGAAGTTGCCGAATTACCCCGATTCAGTGAAATCACCGCCGAAGTATATAAAAAACTAGAAGATACTGGTCGTGAATTATTAAAAGCAATTGCAACTTATTTGGAGCTAGAAGAAGATTATTTCGAAAAATTCGTTATCAACGGTAACTCTATTTTACGTGCAATCCATTACTTTCCGATCCAAAATCCTGATGAATTAGCACCTGATGCTGTTCGCGCCGGAGCACACGAAGATATCAATTTGATTACTTTATTAATTGGAGCGAGTGCTGACGGTCTTGAGGTTATGACAAAAGACGGTGAATGGTTTCCTATTAAAGCTAAAGGTGAAGATATCGTTATCAATGTTGGTGACATGTTGCAGCGCTTAACAAATAATAAATTAAAATCAACTACACACCGTGTCGTTAATCCACCGCGTGAATTAATGGGTAATTCTCGTTTTTCTATTCCTTTCTTCTTACACCCTAAAGCATCAATGAGCTTAGCTTGTTTAGATTCTTGCATTAGCGAAACCTATCCAAAAGCTTATCCTGATTATACTGCAGGTGAATATTTAGATGAACGTTTGAGAGAGATCGGTTTGAAGATGTAA
- a CDS encoding porin family protein, which translates to MNRILYVVAICLIVTQYAQAQDSTVNSNTNFFNTNIDYAVQAQFSIGGSSPLGMPREIRKIESFNPGFSFGLEANATKWIHENGKWGVRLGLRFEEKGMKTNARVKNYLTEVVKDNSKVRGYYTGKVQTNVSNTYFTIPVLAVYKLSDKWNLYGGLYFSRLIDNTFDGYVSDGYLRQNTPTGTKISFEDGSQAAYDFSDNVRKFQWGTQLGAEWKMNKHFKLLTDLTYGFNNILEKDFNSIDFSMHNIYLNVGFGYSF; encoded by the coding sequence ATGAACAGAATACTATATGTTGTAGCTATTTGTTTAATAGTTACCCAATATGCCCAGGCGCAAGACAGTACAGTTAACAGTAACACAAATTTTTTTAATACAAATATTGATTACGCAGTGCAAGCGCAATTTAGTATAGGGGGCAGTAGTCCATTAGGTATGCCTCGTGAAATAAGAAAGATTGAAAGTTTTAATCCCGGGTTTAGTTTTGGTTTAGAAGCAAACGCTACTAAATGGATACATGAAAATGGAAAATGGGGAGTGCGATTAGGGCTTCGTTTTGAAGAAAAAGGAATGAAGACCAATGCCCGCGTCAAGAACTATCTAACAGAAGTGGTTAAGGATAATTCAAAAGTTAGAGGTTACTATACAGGAAAAGTACAGACAAATGTGAGTAATACATATTTTACTATACCTGTTTTGGCTGTTTATAAACTTTCGGATAAATGGAATTTATATGGAGGTCTCTATTTTTCAAGATTGATTGACAATACATTTGATGGATATGTATCGGATGGCTATTTAAGGCAAAATACACCAACAGGAACAAAAATATCGTTTGAAGACGGAAGTCAAGCTGCATATGATTTCTCGGACAATGTTCGGAAATTTCAATGGGGTACTCAACTTGGAGCAGAATGGAAAATGAATAAACATTTTAAATTATTGACAGACCTTACATATGGCTTCAATAATATTTTAGAAAAAGATTTCAATTCTATCGATTTCAGTATGCATAATATTTACCTCAACGTAGGTTTTGGTTATTCTTTTTAA